A genomic window from Pecten maximus chromosome 2, xPecMax1.1, whole genome shotgun sequence includes:
- the LOC117342148 gene encoding uncharacterized protein LOC117342148, which translates to MTKLPRHCEKRGEESRKSDQPQHICLFPSNDLNRPDSGTHYKDTVTPRRGKVFKAGHSSTSLGTFLYISLTLLYISRTLLYISRAFLYISLTLLYISRTLLYISQTLLYTSRTLLYISRELLFISRTLLYISRALLYISRGTPQHLSDTPLHLSDTPLHLSDTPLHLSGHYSTFLENYSSSLRHSSTSLRHSSTSLGTLLYISRALLYISRTLLYISRTLLYISRTLLYISQTLLYISRDTPLHLSGHSSTSLGTLLYISRALLYISRTLLYISPELLYISRALIYISRALLYISRELLYISRALLYISQTLLYISRDTPLHLSGTHLHLSGTPLHLSRTTLHLSGTPLHLSGHSSTSLGHSSTSLGHSSTSLENYSTSLGHSSTSLGHSSTSLENCSTSLRHSFTSLGHSSTSLGALLYISRTLTFISPTLLYISRTLLYISRDTPLHLSDTPLHLSRTTLHSRALLYISRTLLYISRDTPLHLSDTPLHLSRTTLHLSRTTLHLSGSPLHLSDTPLHLSDTPLHLSRTTLHLSDTPLHLSRTTLDLSGYSSTFLETLLYISRTLLNISRALIYISRDTPQHLSDTPLHLSDTPLHLSRTTLHLSDTPLHLSRTTLDLSGYSSTFLETLLYISRTLLNISRALIYISRDTPQHLSDTPLHLSDTPLHLSRTTLHLSDTPLHLSRTTLDLSGYSSTFLETLLYISRTLLNISRALIYISRDTPQHLSDTPLHLSDTPLHLSRTTLHLSDTPLHLSRTTLHLSDTTLHFSRHSSTSLGHSSTSLGLDWPPVPKFF; encoded by the exons ATGACAAAGTTACCGAGACACTGTGAGAAACGTGGGGAAGAAAGCCGGAAAAGCGATCAACCCCAGCACATATGTTTATTTCCCTCAAACGACCTGAACAGACCTGACTCGGGCACTCATTACAAAGATACGGTTACACCCCGACGAGGCAAAGTCTTCAAAGCCGG ACACTCCTCTACATCTCTCGGGACATTCCTCTACATCTCTCTGACACTCCTCTACATCTCTCGGACACTCCTCTACATCTCTCGGGCATTCCTCTACATCTCTCTGACACTCCTCTACATCTCTCGGACACTCCTCTACATCTCTCAGACACTCCTCTACACCTCTCGGACACTCCTCTACATCTCTCGAGAACTACTCTTCATCTCTCGGACACTCCTCTACATCTCTCGGGCACTCCTCTACATCTCTCGGGGCACTCCTCAACATCTCTCAGACACTCCTCTACATCTCTCGGACACTCCTCTACATCTCTCAGACACTCCGCTACATCTCTCGGGGCACTACTCTACATTTCTCGAGAACTACTCTTCATCTCTCAGACACTCCTCTACATCTCTCAGACACTCCTCTACATCTCTCGGGACACTCCTCTACATCTCTCGGGCACTCCTCTACATCTCTCGGACACTCCTCTACATCTCTCGGACACTCCTCTACATCTCTCGGACACTCCTCTACATCTCTCAGACACTCCTCTACATCTCTCGGGACACTCCTCTACATCTCTCGGGACACTCCTCTACATCTCTCGGGACACTCCTCTACATCTCTCGGGCACTCCTCTACATCTCTCGGACACTCCTCTACATCTCTCCAGAACTACTCTACATCTCTCGGGCACTCATCTACATCTCTCGGGCACTCCTCTACATCTCTCGAGAACTACTCTACATCTCTCGTGCACTCCTCTACATCTCTCAGACACTCCTCTACATCTCTCGGGACACTCCTCTACATCTCTCGGGCACTCATCTACATCTCTCGGGCACTCCTCTACATCTCTCGAGAACTACTCTACATCTCTCGGGCACTCCTCTACATCTCTCGGGACACTCCTCTACATCTCTCGGGCACTCATCTACATCTCTCGGGCACTCCTCTACATCTCTCGAGAACTACTCTACATCTCTCGGGCACTCATCTACATCTCTCGGGCACTCCTCTACATCTCTCGAGAACTGCTCTACATCTCTCAGACACTCCTTTACATCTCTCGGGCACTCCTCTACATCTCTCGGGGCACTACTCTACATCTCTCGGACACTCACCTTCATCTCTCCGACACTCCTCTACATCTCTCGGACACTCCTCTACATCTCCCGGGACACTCCTCTACATCTCTCGGACACTCCTCTACATCTCTCCAGAACTACTCTACACTCTCGGGCACTCCTCTACATCTCTCGGACACTCCTCTACATCTCCCGGGACACTCCTCTACATCTCTCGGACACTCCTCTACATCTCTCGAGAACTACTCTACATCTCTCGAGAACTACTCTACATCTCTCGGGCTCTCCTCTACATCTCTCGGACACTCCTCTACATCTCTCGGACACTCCTCTACATCTCTCGAGAACTACTCTACATCTCTCGGACACTCCTCTACATCTCTCGAGAACTACTTTAGATCTCTCGGGGTACTCCTCTACATTTCTCGAGACACTCCTCTACATCTCTCGGACACTCCTCAACATCTCTCGGGCACTCATCTACATCTCTCGGGACACTCCTCAACATCTCTCGGACACTCCTCTACATCTCTCGGACACTCCTCTACATCTCTCGAGAACTACTCTACATCTCTCGGACACTCCTCTACATCTCTCGAGAACTACTTTAGATCTCTCGGGGTACTCCTCTACATTTCTCGAGACACTCCTCTACATCTCTCGGACACTCCTCAACATCTCTCGGGCACTCATCTACATCTCTCGGGACACTCCTCAACATCTCTCGGACACTCCTCTACATCTCTCGGACACTCCTCTACATCTCTCGAGAACTACTCTACATCTCTCGGACACTCCTCTACATCTCTCGAGAACTACTTTAGATCTCTCGGGGTACTCCTCTACATTTCTCGAGACACTCCTCTACATCTCTCGGACACTCCTCAACATCTCTCGGGCACTCATCTACATCTCTCGGGACACTCCTCAACATCTCTCGGACACTCCTCTACATCTCTCGGACACTCCTCTACATCTCTCGAGAACTACTCTACATCTCTCGGACACTCCTCTACATCTCTCGAGAACTACTTTACATCTCTCGGACACTACTCTACATTTCTCGAGACACTCCTCTACATCTCTCGGGCACTCCTCTACATCTCTCGgactagactggccaccagtaCCTAAATTTTTTTga
- the LOC117321537 gene encoding ribulose-phosphate 3-epimerase-like — protein sequence MAAPMKTPSCRIGPSILNADLSELASECQRMMDSGADYLHLDVMDGQFVPNLTFGHPVVKCLRPKLPGVFFDMHMMVQKPEQWIEGMHDAGADQYTFHYEATDDPTGCIRKIREAGMKAGIGIKPNTAVDVLVPLVDLVDMVLIMTVEPGFGGQKFMQDMMPKVQFLRENFKGVDIEVDGGVGPGTIQHCAEAGANMIVSGSAVVKSDNPRETMRHMRDIVEDSIQKSLLER from the exons atggcggcgcCCATGAAAACACCCTCCTGTAGAATCGGTCCATCTATTTTGAATGCAGATCTCTCTGAACTAGCTTCAGAATGTCAGAGAATGATGGACAGCGGAGCAGATTATTTGCACTTGGACGTTATGGATGGACAGTTCGTTCCTAACTTAACGTTTGGTCACCCTGTTGTAAAATGTCTCCGGCCCAAACTTCCGGGAGTTTTCTTTGACATGCACATGATGGTCCAGAAACCTGAGCAA TGGATTGAGGGAATGCATGATGCAGGTGCTGATCAATACACATTTCATTATGAAGCAACAGATGACCCGACAGGGTGTATCAGGAAAATAAGAGAAGCTGGAATGAAG GCCGGAATTGGAATCAAGCCAAACACTGCTGTAGATGTGCTAGTTCCCCTAGTTGACTTGGTGGACATGGTCCTCATCATGACAGTAGAACCAGGTTTTGGTGGACAAAAGTTCATGCAAGATATGATGCCAAAG GTTCAGTTTTTGAGAGAGAACTTCAAAGGCGTAGATATCGAGGTTGATGGAGGGGTTGGACCTGGAACCATCCAGCACTGTGCAGAG GCTGGTGCTAATATGATTGTGTCAGGAAGTGCTGTAGTGAAGAGTGACAATCCAAGGGAGACAATGCGACATATGAGGGACATTGTGGAAGACTCTATACAAAAATCTCTTCTGGAAAGATAA